In a single window of the Rhodamnia argentea isolate NSW1041297 chromosome 2, ASM2092103v1, whole genome shotgun sequence genome:
- the LOC115755664 gene encoding FK506-binding protein 4-like isoform X3: protein MMKKRCELCDQRAAMHCESDQASLCWSCDEKVHGANFLVAKHARALLCHVCQSPTPWKASGPKLGPTVSVCECCRRICEEKVETGARGDVGGDGCSLSGGYEEAEDYDDNDVNEMLDDDEHDDEGEDEEEEEEVDDEEEEEEEGEDGENQVVPWSCDSPPPAASSSTEEESTSRTIAVASGGLLAETIASGGLRMKRPRQSEDLDSDDEIGCVSSGLNSRTLDKEEATSSSALLRPTKQRRAVEASPIATSGGRVGAESLMTALKRLNAATVGNAAATVSSICRLSGYHQSR, encoded by the exons ATGATGAAGAAGCGGTGCGAGCTGTGTGATCAGCGAGCGGCAATGCACTGCGAGTCGGACCAGGCGAGCCTGTGCTGGAGCTGCGACGAGAAGGTCCACGGCGCGAACTTCCTGGTGGCGAAGCACGCCAGGGCTCTCCTCTGCCACGTGTGCCAGTCTCCGACTCCGTGGAAGGCCTCCGGCCCCAAGCTCGGCCCCACCGTCTCGGTGTGCGAGTGCTGCCGCCGGATCTGCGAGGAGAAGGTGGAGACTGGAGCTCGAGGAGACGTAGGCGGCGACGGCTGTAGCCTGAGTGGCGGCTACGAGGAGGCCGAGGATTACGACGACAACGATGTGAATGAGATGCTCGATGACGATGAGCATGATGACGAAGGcgaagatgaggaggaggaggaagaggtcgacgatgaagaggaggaggaggaggaaggagaagatggagagaATCAGGTGGTTCCGTGGTCGTGCGATTCGCCTCCTCCGGCAGCTTCTTCGAGCACCGAAGAGGAATCTACCAGTAGGACTATTGCGGTCGCAAGCGGCGGTCTCTTGGCCGAAACAAT TGCCAGCGGTGGATTGAGGATGAAGCGGCCGCGCCAAAGCGAAGATCTCGACTCTGAC GACGAAATCGGCTGTGTTTCTTCGGGATTGAACTCGAGAACATTAGATAAGGAGGAAGCGACCTCTTCATCGGCCTTGTTAAGACCGACGAAGCAGCGAAGAGCCGTTGAGGCGAGTCCGATCGCGACGAGCGGTGGACGCGTGGGAGCAGAGTCTCTGATGACCGCCCTCAAGAGGCTGAACGCCGCCACCGTAGGCAATGCTGCTGCGACCGTCTCCAGCATCTGCAGGCTGAGCGGATATCACCAGAGCCGCTGA
- the LOC115755664 gene encoding nucleoporin NUP159-like isoform X1 has protein sequence MMKKRCELCDQRAAMHCESDQASLCWSCDEKVHGANFLVAKHARALLCHVCQSPTPWKASGPKLGPTVSVCECCRRICEEKVETGARGDVGGDGCSLSGGYEEAEDYDDNDVNEMLDDDEHDDEGEDEEEEEEVDDEEEEEEEGEDGENQVVPWSCDSPPPAASSSTEEESTSRTIAVASGGLLAETIASGGLLAERIASGGLRMKRPRQSEDLDSDDEIGCVSSGLNSRTLDKEEATSSSALLRPTKQRRAVEASPIATSGGRVGAESLMTALKRLNAATVGNAAATVSSICRLSGYHQSR, from the exons ATGATGAAGAAGCGGTGCGAGCTGTGTGATCAGCGAGCGGCAATGCACTGCGAGTCGGACCAGGCGAGCCTGTGCTGGAGCTGCGACGAGAAGGTCCACGGCGCGAACTTCCTGGTGGCGAAGCACGCCAGGGCTCTCCTCTGCCACGTGTGCCAGTCTCCGACTCCGTGGAAGGCCTCCGGCCCCAAGCTCGGCCCCACCGTCTCGGTGTGCGAGTGCTGCCGCCGGATCTGCGAGGAGAAGGTGGAGACTGGAGCTCGAGGAGACGTAGGCGGCGACGGCTGTAGCCTGAGTGGCGGCTACGAGGAGGCCGAGGATTACGACGACAACGATGTGAATGAGATGCTCGATGACGATGAGCATGATGACGAAGGcgaagatgaggaggaggaggaagaggtcgacgatgaagaggaggaggaggaggaaggagaagatggagagaATCAGGTGGTTCCGTGGTCGTGCGATTCGCCTCCTCCGGCAGCTTCTTCGAGCACCGAAGAGGAATCTACCAGTAGGACTATTGCGGTCGCAAGCGGCGGTCTCTTGGCCGAAACAATCGCAAGCGGTGGTCTCTTGGCCGAAAGAATTGCCAGCGGTGGATTGAGGATGAAGCGGCCGCGCCAAAGCGAAGATCTCGACTCTGAC GACGAAATCGGCTGTGTTTCTTCGGGATTGAACTCGAGAACATTAGATAAGGAGGAAGCGACCTCTTCATCGGCCTTGTTAAGACCGACGAAGCAGCGAAGAGCCGTTGAGGCGAGTCCGATCGCGACGAGCGGTGGACGCGTGGGAGCAGAGTCTCTGATGACCGCCCTCAAGAGGCTGAACGCCGCCACCGTAGGCAATGCTGCTGCGACCGTCTCCAGCATCTGCAGGCTGAGCGGATATCACCAGAGCCGCTGA
- the LOC115755664 gene encoding FK506-binding protein 4-like isoform X2: MMKKRCELCDQRAAMHCESDQASLCWSCDEKVHGANFLVAKHARALLCHVCQSPTPWKASGPKLGPTVSVCECCRRICEEKVETGARGDVGGDGCSLSGGYEEAEDYDDNDVNEMLDDDEHDDEGEDEEEEEEVDDEEEEEEEGEDGENQVVPWSCDSPPPAASSSTEEESTSRTIAVASGGLLAERIASGGLRMKRPRQSEDLDSDDEIGCVSSGLNSRTLDKEEATSSSALLRPTKQRRAVEASPIATSGGRVGAESLMTALKRLNAATVGNAAATVSSICRLSGYHQSR, encoded by the exons ATGATGAAGAAGCGGTGCGAGCTGTGTGATCAGCGAGCGGCAATGCACTGCGAGTCGGACCAGGCGAGCCTGTGCTGGAGCTGCGACGAGAAGGTCCACGGCGCGAACTTCCTGGTGGCGAAGCACGCCAGGGCTCTCCTCTGCCACGTGTGCCAGTCTCCGACTCCGTGGAAGGCCTCCGGCCCCAAGCTCGGCCCCACCGTCTCGGTGTGCGAGTGCTGCCGCCGGATCTGCGAGGAGAAGGTGGAGACTGGAGCTCGAGGAGACGTAGGCGGCGACGGCTGTAGCCTGAGTGGCGGCTACGAGGAGGCCGAGGATTACGACGACAACGATGTGAATGAGATGCTCGATGACGATGAGCATGATGACGAAGGcgaagatgaggaggaggaggaagaggtcgacgatgaagaggaggaggaggaggaaggagaagatggagagaATCAGGTGGTTCCGTGGTCGTGCGATTCGCCTCCTCCGGCAGCTTCTTCGAGCACCGAAGAGGAATCTACCAGTAGGACTATTGCGG TCGCAAGCGGTGGTCTCTTGGCCGAAAGAATTGCCAGCGGTGGATTGAGGATGAAGCGGCCGCGCCAAAGCGAAGATCTCGACTCTGAC GACGAAATCGGCTGTGTTTCTTCGGGATTGAACTCGAGAACATTAGATAAGGAGGAAGCGACCTCTTCATCGGCCTTGTTAAGACCGACGAAGCAGCGAAGAGCCGTTGAGGCGAGTCCGATCGCGACGAGCGGTGGACGCGTGGGAGCAGAGTCTCTGATGACCGCCCTCAAGAGGCTGAACGCCGCCACCGTAGGCAATGCTGCTGCGACCGTCTCCAGCATCTGCAGGCTGAGCGGATATCACCAGAGCCGCTGA